tatctaaaaaataaaaaaaaataccagtagGTTTAGTCCATATTTCTCTCACCGCAGTCTGAACTGCATCACCTGAAATAGGTCTGGGACAGTCTTTGGATACCAACTGCATGGTTCTTTCAACATAATAAGACTACCCATAACGATAAGAGAAGCAATTAAAGCTTTCTACAGTAATATTATAAACTGAAAGACAGTACCCTTGAGTATATGTCTCAATTAGCTTAAAAGGATTTGTTGCCTTTGCTCAAGATAGCTTCAGAAGTTAGACACAGTTATTCTGTGACTGCATATTCTCTCTACTGTGTTACTTTACAGGCAAGTTGAGTCTTTTTAAAATACGTTATATTAACCCTGATAATGATGTGGAGACTTCCTGCTCCTAAACCAGGAAGTCGTTTCCTAAAATTTATTAACTTGTCATTGCAGTGACAAGTTGGTTAAGTCTTTAGCAGTCTCTCTAATCATCTGTTCTACCTTGGGATTTTCAGCTCCACTGGTCACTAGCTCCTTGTCAATAAGCCCCAAGTTGTGCAAATTGAGGATGGAATCGGCAATAATCCGCGCTGTCCTCTTCTGGTAGCCTCCAGACGTCACCATCAGGATTGGGATTCTGCGGCTTCTGGCAGCCTTGAACACGACTTCATCTCTCTTCACAATTCCCTGCAAGTTTACaacagttaccaaaaaaaaaaaaaaaaaaaaaaaaaaaggagacatgaTACGAATATGATTTTAGTTCTCGCCTATGGTTCATGGATTTATAGTATTGGATGCTTGATAATTGACTAAGCCCTACATTTTACAATacgaataaaaaaaaaaaaaatcatttaaaagtcCCGTTAGCAGGTTTACATGcataatcatttaaaaaaaaaaaaaaaaaaggaaaaacagcaaatcaAAAATCCTTGATTTCGTTTTAGAGGACACAACAGATAAAAGTCTTCAGTAGAAATTCCTAGAAGAATTCCTGCTCAAAGGCCATAAAGTCTAAACTGACTACAAAGTTTAGAAATGTTCACCCTATTTTACAGGTGAGGAATTGAGACGAAGAAAGATTGTCTGAATTCAAAGTGTTTTAGTTTGTGCTCAACTTGCATAGCACCCTCTGACAGAAGTTTAGCAACTTGATCAAGATTTCACAAACCTACAGAAGAACCAAAAATTCAAATCAAATTTTACACGTTCACAATCACTAGCTGAATTATAAGCTTCCAGTTTCTTTAGTAAAAGCTAATCCTAAAGGAACCCATGGCTGAAGAATGTAAATAATGGTAAATccatagaaaggaaaataaattctaaataacCTCTTTCTAATAGAGAAGGGTATGGAACTAAAAACTAACAGAGATCGCTGACCAAGAGGTACGGTACTGTCATTGAACCCATACAACAGAAGACTTCAAGTCTCTTGGGTTTCAAATAAGTACATGTAGGGAAAAAGACAGAATTCAGAAATAAGCGAGAACAGAGTTAAAATCTACTTttgtgggaaaaataaaagcagagggtTCCAGGAGATACATAGAAGGAATAAATAATCCATTGCAACTCCTCAAACAAAGAGAACAACAACATAATAGACAACAGCTAACAATGGACAGCTCAAAATTTAAATAATGACAAAAGCTGGAGACAGGGAAAGGGATTAAAATGCAATCAAATACAAAAAATTAAGGAAGCAGGAGCAAAAGTGTTACAACAAAATGAATATGGACTACTCAGACTGGTTAGAGGAAGACTGTAAATACATCAAGAAATATTACCCTGCcgttaaaaaaaattagaccaCAAACAAATGgtaaagggaaagaataaaattgaaatgtagctgaaaaaatgttttgtaaaaccaTACAACAATAATGGGTTTTGTATAGTTTGACACAGCCCTGTAAAAGAACAATGGGAATAAGgaataataactgaaaaataagacaaaggAAACTGAAGAATTGTATTAGGAACAGACCCTTAAAGGAAGTAACAGAATTACAGAATGAGCTGTACGTCCCCTGGGAACCATCGCTGGATGCAGCAAACATTATACCACACAAGAACTGGAAGCAGTCACTATTCATAGGCGCCTAACCGCCTcatccctgctccagcatctcTAGTGGCTGAGCCTGGAAGAACTGAGGGGAAAACACATGGGCTTATTCCAGCATTTGCATGTtaccaagaaagaaaatatatcaaGTGAAAATGACAGCCTGACACAGTTCCCACTTACAAACAAAGATAAGAGGGACTTACCAGCTACACCTCAAGTTTTCTGGCTATAGCCTCAAGCGACAAGAAACTATCACACATAGCACTCTGAGGAGGCATAATTTTGAGTAGAATTAACACTgtagcaagattttaaaatatgaatgacATCTACAACTGTAGGACTGAAGACTGGACTAATGAACCTTGAAGAGATGAATTATCCAGGCTCAATGCCTTCAGTTTCAGCATTTCCAGTAGCCTGGGATTTCAAGCTTGGTGAAACGCGCCATTCACACCTAAGCCAACAAGATCAGAGAGACAAGAAACCCGGCCCtcaattcagaaaacaaagacttgAGCTACAGAAACCTTTTCTCCATCAGGCACCTGAGACTCTGGTTGCGCAGAGAAATGGCACTCTGCTTTTCATCTCTACTTGTGACCAGAAGAATCATTTCacctttctttctccatctctacCTTTTGTCTCTTTCCCTACACAGCACCCACAAGCTACAGCAACTCATTTTTCTTGGCAATTAACATTGCTCCTTCTCAAATGGcagaaaaaattttgaaaaggcaCATCTTCAAGTATTCTCCATCTATCAGTAGCTTCCATTTCTCTTGGCGGCCACTGCTTTCCAAAAAGTTCTGCTCCACCAAATGAGATCTTACACCTCAGGTCATATCCTCGCCAAGGTCAAAATCAAACAAGTCCAAGCCCCtcagctcttcctttttccttaggGACTTTTAcacagccatggaaacaaaaCGTGGAGATTCAGAGTGGATCTCAAGTCGTTCCACCTTGGGTCCATTGAGGACTTTGCAGGCAGTCAGAAAGCAACGAAGCGGCTGCTCAGTGACAGAGACAATAAGAATGAGGAAATACATAAGGAAGCCAATAAAACCCAGCATGGAACTAGAGCTCTGTGCAAAAGGAAGCATTTGAGAActaaagaatgaaaactgaacagATCAAGTGATGGCTCGATTAGAAGGGAATCCAAGAGCTCACAAATCAAGAAAGCACTTTTCTATATTGAACTGGTGGACACTAAAAGAGAACCAAATGTGAAAACAGGAGAGACACAGAACCAAGGAGCTGTCAGAGaaggaatcattaaaaaaaaaaatatggaggaAATACGAgatctgtaaattttttttgtgagaaaagcAGACTCATTATGTCTTGAAGGTGAAGACTTCTATGAAGCTATACAGAATAAATCAAAATTTAGATCTGGTACCAAactggggagagagaaggcaaactgaactgaaaaaggGTAATGATATTTGTATAGAAAAgaatgaggaaagggaaaaaaaatctgttcatttgCTAAGAATTCACAGACAGGCTGCACAAAATTGCTAGAACTGGAAGATACCAGAAGAGCAGTTTAAAACAGCTCAAGTGCTACAGAGGAAATTAAGTGCAAGATACATACTGGGGGCAGGTGACAAAATAAATACATCGCAAAATGGGTTATGTGAgggtaaaagaaacaaagaaagaacaaaccaaacaggaaaaatagGAGTCAGGTGAAGTGTGAAAACATATGCCTCTCTGGCTACTGTCTGGACGTTCAAAATCAGTATATTTTAGAAAGAAGACAACTGATACTGGAACAGGCACCTGAAGAACAAAAATACTTAGTCAggaagagacaacaaaaaaaacataTGGTGAAAGAGCAACGGAGATGTATCTATACATATCTATAACAGGAAAATGCTCCGGTTTAGTGTAAAGTATGCACCTTACCTTCATCTAACAAACGGCCACAAGTCACTCTCAGGACTGCCTTCAGTATCTAGTGAGGAGTGAAAGTCTGTAGGTATTTTAGTATTATACAAACCTGAGGCGAAATAGCAAGTCCTCCCAATGGATCACCATCCAGAATATCAGTCCCAGCATTATAAACAATGATGTCaggttttaattcatttaatgctCCTTCCACGTGAGTATGTACCTTCTGAAGATATTCTGCGTCCTCTGTACCCCACTCTAATTCCACCTTGCGTTTTATGGcacctaaaaaaaaagtttcaatgtTACTCAATAAAGCAAGCattgctttgaaagaaaatgcaagaattagggaagcaagagaaaaagataacATTTCTGGAAATTTTGTAAATACATTGCATTTTCACAGAACcttgaattaaagaaaattactcaACTACTTGTTTTCCCAGCAAATGTAAGCACAATGACCTTGAAAAAATTCCATTGAAGAGAGAAAGTTAgatgcaggggaaaagaaaaaaaaaaaaaggagacacaaGTGGAAAATGTTATTGAAAAGCAGCTGATCTACATGTCCATTTACTAATCAGCAGAGAAAtcataaagaaaattattaactTAAAAGTAACCTAAATAAAGCATAAGGGAAAGAAAGCACTACATTGCCATTGCAGAGGAAACAGTTGGGGGAAAACACAAGATAAATATCACTGAGaaattaagatgttttatttttatcacaaCACTCAAAACTTAACAGCAAGGGATCATGAATTTATGTGAACTGCTTTATGAATGTATAACAAGATTCAGCTTTGCCCCAAGCATTTTCAATTTAATGTTCTTACCCTGTAATCCTACCAGAAGAGCAAATATCTATTCttaatttaaatcaaattatttctaatgcttctaataaagcagcagaagtggaagaggagggtTGAGAAAGTAGAGGAAAGAAACCCAAGGCTACGCAGCCTAGTTTTGGGTGCTTTTACAGAGTTATGTGTAACTCTAAATGTGAATTAATCAAATCTATGTCAGAGGTGTTTCAAGGTATGACTTCCACCTCACCATACCCTAATGCCTTGAATTAAATGACTTGAGTCTTAAATCGTAAGTGTGGATTCAGCACCCACCAAGTGTGCATGAATGCATTCAACACAGAACGATGCTTATTCTCGTGATTGCTGGGTagggtttctttctgctttccttccttgTTCAACATTAGTgaagcattctttttctttattttattgcatCAACATTAGtttcaaagatttctttttctttacgatatttttcctgaattcttTTCTTATTGTTATATGAATGTTCATATAAGTCTGCACAGCTGTGCTCTTCTGAACAGCACTTAGAGCCTCTTCAGGGTAAAGAATCCGCTAGCTGGATAGAGCTTTAGAGGAGGAGGTAAACACATTAGCATGGGGAACAAGTAAGTATTGTTCTGATGAAATCATTAATAAGTTGAGACGATCGTGAATAAGATTCCATGCCTCTGCAGGTCTCTTGTCTTCATCTCCACCACAAAACACAGAATTACAGTGATTAGTTATTACCCAGATCAGGGACTACTGATGGACACAGTGATGGATCTGTAGATTAGAATGAACACAGCTTTTGCGTTTGATAGCCTTTTGTCCATCTCTTGCTAATTAATGAATACTTCTACAGCTTTGAAAACCGTAAAATGACACTCAGACCAACAGCAACGCTTTTTTTAAGGCCTGAACTTTGAGTTTCAGCTGTCAACTTTTTATGAAAAAGTGAAACTAGTCCTTTTCCCCATCcatcttctcctttctcttcctaaaGTTCTGTGTAATTCCAAACTACTTTCCCTTAGGGACTCAATATGCTTATGACTAAGCATTAGTCAATGTTAgctagtccttttttttttttcttcttaatgaagtgcatggggaaaaaaaaaaatgtacagaagaGACTCCTGTAATAAAACATGGAGAAAATGAGTAGGAAGTCCAGGGAGACACTGATCAGTTAGAGTTTACCCTAAGGGTTCAAACTCTCAGGTTCAAGCCTCCACCTCCCTTGAAAAAGACGCCCCCTCTGATCTCATCTTCGTCCTGTCTCCTGGTAGGTGACCATTTAAAGGATTTAGCCACTGAACTTCTAATTTAGACACCCTTACGCAAACTACAAGGAACTACATATTCACACACCTTTGGCCACAGCCTTCTGCACCTCATGCTTCATCTGTAGGAAGGGAATGCTAGTATTCCCAGCTTCACAGGAGAGGGGCGAGTTCAGTATTTCAGATTTGCTAACAACTCTGTTTTGTCTTAATACATCTGTTCAAAATGTTGCCATTTGATATATGAATAAAGGGATgcttttcttggggggggggatcaaaTCTTCATTTGCTTGCAATTTGTCTGCTTACAGACATGATACGCTTTAAATGGTCATTTTTTAGTTTAATACCTTGAAATATATATACTACAACTTTCAAAATCTTTACtagttaaaaaacagaaatacaatgcACTGCACCTAATTCTTGCCAAGAATCCAAATTAAGTAGGCTTTTCAGAATGACAGCGTCACTGAAGAAATTGAACAGCAGAAGAACATCTCCCCCAGTAAACTTATGATTCAGTTAACAAATTAAGCCTGTAAAAATGACAGTGTAACAgaatcaaagatcaaataaactTTGGACTTCTGCATTCCGATTTAACCATTATCAAAACCCCACTAATTAATTGTGACAGGTCACCAGACACAATAGGCACATCACAGTAGGGATaaacaagcaacaacaaaaaaatcaagcacCAGCTGTTAACATTTGCATGACTGCCTTTTGCTTCCCAACTTGTTTCACATTCAGATGCATCTTGTTTTCTAGATGCTTATAAAACAAGTTCTACTGGAAAGACAACACCTAAATATGTTATAATTTATAACTTTCAAAAGAACATGAAACCTTTTTACACAGTATTAGCTAATCCTTAGTGAATTCTTTTATAAATTCAGTGTAAAGGAAAGATTAAGTTCTAACGGTTATCTTTGAATCAAAAAGATTATTTAATTCACTCTTCTAAGCGTGGCATGAGCTTTTGAATGGACTGCTAACAAAGTCCACATAATACCACACCTCGCATTCCAGAAATTCATTCCAGAAGTGAGGGAAAACACTACAGCGCTAACACTATTGTGATTATCACAGTGATCATTAAAATCGTATGTTCagtgtgaaatggaaaaaaaaaaaaacaaaaccctagtTAACATTGTTGCAAGGAAGCTTATTAGTAAATGAAGAAGCTACTTAACAACACAGTAGGTCTTTTAATTTTTGGAATATGAATTTCAATTATACTTACGTTTAGCAAATCCATCCCCTGGATAAATATATCTATTGTACGCATCCATAATATATACCCGATGATCATCCATAAAGTCCCTCTCATGGCCGTTTCCCTGAAGGAAATTTACAGTTAGCTATTCCTAGCATACGAACACAGAATTGAATAATCTGCAAATTCTAGAGTCATTAGAACTACAAAGATCTAATATTTAAAACTCCTGTGTCATTCTCTTATTTATAGTCTTGAAGGTTATTTTGAGGCGTAGTTTGGGGGGCTTTGACAGTATCAGTCTGAGACTGCAGGTATTTTCAAAATCAACATACTTATATCTCTGTGTAGGTAATTATCATAGATCTCATTGcacatataagaaaaaataaacaaaaattagaaGCTAATTGTCTTCAGCAGCATCACAAAAGCAACTGTGACCACCATATAGATCTCTCATCTTCCAATTGTGCAAAAACAAAAAGTCACTTTCAACTGCTGCAGGGATACTCATATTCTTATACAAg
The genomic region above belongs to Aptenodytes patagonicus chromosome 8, bAptPat1.pri.cur, whole genome shotgun sequence and contains:
- the HDAC11 gene encoding histone deacetylase 11 isoform X3, with the protein product MGLEKLHPFDAGKWGKVINFLKEEKLIADDLIVQAREATDEDLLVVHTRRYLNKLKWSFVVATITEIPPVAFLPNFVVQRKVLKPLRTQTGGTIMAGKLAVDRGWAINVGGGFHHCSSDKGGGFCAYADITLAIKFLFERVQGVSKATIIDLDAHQGNGHERDFMDDHRVYIMDAYNRYIYPGDGFAKRAIKRKVELEWGTEDAEYLQKVHTHVEGALNELKPDIIVYNAGTDILDGDPLGGLAISPQGIVKRDEVVFKAARSRRIPILMVTSGGYQKRTARIIADSILNLHNLGLIDKELVTSGAENPKVEQMIRETAKDLTNLSLQ